One window of Zalophus californianus isolate mZalCal1 chromosome 3, mZalCal1.pri.v2, whole genome shotgun sequence genomic DNA carries:
- the BOK gene encoding bcl-2-related ovarian killer protein isoform X1, giving the protein MEVLRRSSVFAAEIMDAFDRSPTDKELVAQAKALGREFVHARLLRAGLAWSAPERAAPAPGGRLAEVCAVLLRLGDELELIRPSVYRNVARQLNISLQSETVVTDAFLAVASQIFSGGITWGKVVSLYSVAAGLAIDCVRQAQPAMVHALVDCLGEFVRKTLAPWLRRRGGWTDVLKCVVSTEPGFRSHWLVAALCSFGRFLKAAFFVLLPER; this is encoded by the exons ATGGAGGTGCTGCGGCGCTCCTCGGTCTTCGCCGCGGAGATCATGGACGCCTTTGACCGTTCGCCCACCGACAAGGAGCTGGTGGCCCAGGCCAAGGCGCTCGGCCGGGAGTTCGTGCACGCGCGGCTACTGCGCGCTGGTCTCGCCTGGAGCGCGCCCGAGCGCGCCGCTCCCGCCCCCGGAGGCCGCCTGGCCGAGGTGTGCGCCGTGCTGCTGCGCCTGG GGGACGAGCTGGAGCTGATCCGGCCCAGCGTCTACCGCAATGTGGCTCGCCAGCTAAACATCTCCCTGCAGTCTGAGACCGTGGTGACCGACGCCTTCCTGGCTGTGGCCTCTCAAATCTTCTCCGGAG gCATCACATGGGGCAAGGTGGTGTCCCTGTACTCGGTGGCCGCAGGGCTGGCCATAGACTGTGTGCGGCAGGCCCAGCCTGCCATGGTCCACGCGCTCGTCGACTGCCTCGGGGAATTTGTGCGCAAGACCCTGGCGCCCTGGCTGCGAAGGCGCGGCGGATGG ACTGACGTCCTCAAGTGTGTGGTCAGCACGGAGCCCGGCTTCCGCTCCCACTGGCTCGTGGCCGCACTCTGCAGCTTTGGACGCTTCCTGAAGGCTGCCTTCTTCGTGCTGTTGCCAGAGAGATGA
- the BOK gene encoding bcl-2-related ovarian killer protein isoform X2: MEVLRRSSVFAAEIMDAFDRSPTDKELVAQAKALGREFVHARLLRAGLAWSAPERAAPAPGGRLAEVCAVLLRLGDELELIRPSVYRNVARQLNISLQSETVVTDAFLAVASQIFSGGITWGKVVSLYSVAAGLAIDCVRQAQPAMVHALVDCLGEFVRKTLAPWLRRRGGWQRELAEASVLLLSPPWSQHGSTPRSASRLQRE; this comes from the exons ATGGAGGTGCTGCGGCGCTCCTCGGTCTTCGCCGCGGAGATCATGGACGCCTTTGACCGTTCGCCCACCGACAAGGAGCTGGTGGCCCAGGCCAAGGCGCTCGGCCGGGAGTTCGTGCACGCGCGGCTACTGCGCGCTGGTCTCGCCTGGAGCGCGCCCGAGCGCGCCGCTCCCGCCCCCGGAGGCCGCCTGGCCGAGGTGTGCGCCGTGCTGCTGCGCCTGG GGGACGAGCTGGAGCTGATCCGGCCCAGCGTCTACCGCAATGTGGCTCGCCAGCTAAACATCTCCCTGCAGTCTGAGACCGTGGTGACCGACGCCTTCCTGGCTGTGGCCTCTCAAATCTTCTCCGGAG gCATCACATGGGGCAAGGTGGTGTCCCTGTACTCGGTGGCCGCAGGGCTGGCCATAGACTGTGTGCGGCAGGCCCAGCCTGCCATGGTCCACGCGCTCGTCGACTGCCTCGGGGAATTTGTGCGCAAGACCCTGGCGCCCTGGCTGCGAAGGCGCGGCGGATGG CAGAGAGAGCTCGCCGAGGCCTCTGTCCTCCTGCTGTCCCCCCCATGGAGCCAGCACGGGTCGACCCCACGCTCAGCATCCAGACTGCAGCGGGaatag